ATGGTGCCCGTCCAGCTCCAGTTAGCCGGTTCCTCCCAGTTTCCAGGAGCCGCGTCCTGCCAGGTGGCCGTCTGGGCTGTCAACAAAGTGCTGCTGGCCAGGATCAGGCAACTGGCGGAATAAAACTGGCGGAGGAAGGGACTTTTCATGCACAAGACTCCCCCCAAGGATTTGGGCGTGGACTCTCAGCGACGGCGCAAGGCTATCCTGATGAAAGGCTTCGGGGGGATGTTTCTTGATCAAGCATCCGACATGCCATCACGCCCGCCTTCAGCGACACTCAGCACAGAAGTATCGGGAAGAAGCCGTTCAGCACGCAGCCGCGCAATCAGGGCCAGACGTGGCAGCGCCGAGTGAAGCGGTCGCAAGGGCTGCTGATCAAAATTTGTCCTGCCGAGACAAAATCTCAAAATCCCATTTGACGATGATGCTCATGAGACTTAATCGCAGACCGCTCTATTGCGACTGATACTCACTTCCGTTTCCACCCGAGAGACGACTCTGACTCCATGAAATTCAACACCTCATCAATCCGATCCCTCCCCAAAGGATTTGCCTGGACATCCACCCTCGGCTTCGTGGGCACCCTGGCTGCCCAGACCGCCGCCCCTGCTCCTGGACCCGCAACACCCGCAGCGAATGCCTCCACAGACGAAGCCACCGAACTGCCTGAAGTGGTCGTCTCCGCCGAAACAGAAAAGGTTTACAAGCCCGAGCGCCTGCAGTCTCCGAAAATCACCGAGCCTCTGCGTGATGTGCCCCAGACCATCACGGTGATCCCGAAAGCGGTGATCGAAGACCGCGGAGCTTTCAGCCTGCGTGATGTGCTGCGCAACACGCCTGGCATCTCCATGCAGGCGGGTGAAGGCGGCGGCGGCCTGCCGGGTGATAACCTGACCATCCGCGGCTTTGGTTCCCGCAATGACATTTATCAGGATGGCGTCCGCGATCTCGGCTCCTACAACCGCGATCCCTTCAACACGGAACAGGTGGAAGTGACCAAAGGCCCGGCCTCCGCCAACAACGGACGCGGCTCCACCGGCGGCTCCATCAACATTGCCACCAAGATGGCCAACCTGGAGCAGGGCGGTGTGGTCTCGCAGTCCTTTGGCTCTGACAATCTCTACCGCAGCACGGCGGACTATAACATGCCCCTGTCTGAGCATTCCGCCCTGCGTGTGAATGCCCTTTACCACTCCGCCGATACTCCCGGCCGTGACATCGCCAACCAGGAGCGCTACGGCATCGCCGCCTCCCTGGCCTTTGGTCTGGGCACCGACACGCGCGTGTTCCTGAACTATCAGCACCTGACGGAAAACAACATCCCGGACTATGGCATTCCCTGGGTGCCTAACAATGGCACTTTTGTCGGCAGCGGAGCCGGTCTCGGCAGGTATGCTGACGGACCGCCACCCGTCAGCTTTGACAGCTTTTACGGCCGCGAGAACACCGACTTCGAAGATGTGCAGAGCGATATCATCACGGGCATCATTGAGCACGACTTTTCAGACAATCTGAAACTGCGCAATGTGCTGCGCTACGGCCGCACCCACCGCGAATCCGTCATCACAGCTCCGCGTTTCTTTGATACGGATGGCGGCACTCCGGGCAACCAGTACACGAGCCGCATCAACCGCCAGATGCAGGCCCGCGAGCAGACCCAGGAGATCTTCTCCAACCAGACCAACCTGAATGCCAACTTCGAAACTGGCATCCTGAAGCACGCCCTGGTGGCCGGGATGGAGATCTCCATGGAACGGCAGGTCAATGCCAATGCTGCCCGTGGCGACGCCGGATCCCGTGGCGACGTGCTGGACCCGAACTTCAATGATGACGCCTACACTGGCCGCCCCACCTTGCCGACGCCTGCGGAATCCCACCTGGACACCATTGCGTTCTATCTCTTCGATACGATCAACATCACCCGTTTTGTGGAATTGAACGGCGGTCTGCGCTTTGATCACATTGAGGCGGATGTGCGGGGCGTGGGTGCAAACCGCGACCAGTCCCGCCGGGATGACATGCTGAGCTGGAAGGCTGGCATCGTGGTGAAGCCCGTGGAATACGGCAGCATCTACTTCGGCTATGGAACATCCTTCAACCCGTCCATTGACACCAACACCGGTCTTGGCCTGAACGCCGCCCAGGTAAGCCTGGAGCCTGAGGAAAACCGCAACATGGAGCTCGGCACCAAGTGGGACTTCCTGGACGAGCGACTGTCCTTCAATGCCGCCATCTTCCGCTCTGAGAAGACCAATGCCCGCACCACGGATGTGGCAGGCAATACCGTCCTGGCAGGCAACCAGGTGGTGGAAGGTGTGGAATTCGGCCTGGCCGGGAACATCACCAAAAACTGGAGCGTCTTCGGCGGCTATGCCTACATGCGCAGCGAGGTGGAAGAGTCCGGCAACGCGGCTGAAATCGGTCAGTCCCTGGGGAACACCCCGGATCATTCCTTTAATATCTGGACCACCTACAACCTGCCTTACAATGTGCAGGTGGGCTTTGGTGCCCAGTATGTGGGTGACCGCCAGAATGGCAATTCCGCCACCTCCCGCACCGCCCCCGGCTACTGGACTTGCGACGCCATGCTCAACTACCAGGTCAATGACAAGTTCAACATCCGGCTGAATGTCTATAACATCGCGGACGAGCGCTACATTGACCGGGTCGGCGGCGGCCACTTTGTCCCCGGTCCGGGCCGCTCGGCCGCGATCACGGCCAGCTATAAGTTCTAAGCCCTTTCTGCCGTGCAAACCTGCCGGGGGCGATGATGTGCCAGTGCGCGCATCGCCTCCGGCGTTTTCCCTTTTTAAATTTCATGCTCATCACCATTCCAAACGTCCTCACCCCTGAACAAGTCGCCCATGGCCGCCGGCTGCTGGATGCGGCCGACTGGGTGGATGGCAAAGTCACCGCCGGCTACCAGTCCGCCAAGGCCAAGGACAACATGCAGCTCCCGGAAAACAGCCCTGCGGCCAGGGAACTGGGGGAAATGATCCTGGGGGCCCTTTCGCAAAACCCCCTCTTCATGGCAGCGGCGCTGCCCCTGCGCATCTTTCCCCCGCTCTTCAATCGCTACGCCGGCGGGCAGTCCTTTGGCACCCATGTGGACAATGCCATCCGCCAGTTTCCCAATGCCCCCGTGCGCATCCGCACCGACCTCAGCGCCACCCTTTTCTTTGCCGCGCCGGAGGAATACGACGGCGGCGAGCTGTGCATCGAGGACACCTATGGTGTGAAAAGCGTGAAGCTGCCGCCCGGCCACATGGTCCTGTATCCGGCCACCAGCCTGCACCACGTCACCCCCGTCACGCGCGGAGCACGCATCTGCTCCTTCTTCTGGCTGCAAAGCATGATCCGCGATGACGGCCAGCGCTCCCTGCTCTTTGACCTGGACCTGGCCATCCAGCGCCTGGGCCATGAACTGGCCGGCAATGAAACGGCAGACAAAACCACCGTCCAGCTCACCGGCGTGTATCACAATCTGCTGCGCCAGTGGGCCGAGATGTGAAACCCGCTTGAATGACGAATGACGAATGACGAATGACGAATGCAGGATGACGAAAATGCCGCCATTGGCCAGACTGTCACCGAGTCTCCTCATCTACGCTCTTATTCATTAGCCCGCGACTCCCCATCCTTCGTTTACCCCGCGCGAAATCATTCGTCATTCGTCATTTTCCTCCCCATGCATCTCACTTTTCACCGCAGCATCTTCTGGGCTCACCTGATAAGCGGCCTCCTCGCGGGTCTCGTCATCCTTTCCATGTCCGTCAGCGGGCTGATGATCGCTTATGAGGTCCAGTTGATGGACTGGATCAACCGCGACCTGCGCGTCACCCCGCCATCCGCGGAGGCAGTGCATCTGGACGTCGAAACCCTGGTGGCCAGGGTGCAGGAAGGCAAGCCCGGGCTGAGCCCGACCGGCTTCACCTGGAAGGCGGATCCCGGAGCACCGGTCACACTTTCGGTTGGGCGTGAAGGGCATTTTTATGCCAACCCCTATACCGGCGAGTTTCTGGGAGAGGGCAACCACACCTGGCACGATTTTTTTCACGATGTCACCTCCTGGCACCGGTTTCTCACCGGCACCGGCCTGTCCAAGGAAGCGGGCAAGCTCATCACCGGCAGCGGCACGCTCATCTTTGGCATCCTTTTGGTTAGCGGAATCTACCTCTGGTGGCCCCGGCACTGGCGCTGGGTGAATGTGCGGGCCGTGCTCCTCTTCAACCGCAAGCTCAAAGGCCGCGCCCGCGACTGGAACTGGCACAACGTCTTCGGGTTCTGGAGCGCCTTCCCCATGCTGTTCATCATCCTGACCGGGCTGATCATGTCTTTCTCCTGGGCCAATACCCTGCTCTTCCGCGCCACAGGCAACGAACCGCCGCCGCCCCGCACCCGTGGTCCTGGAGGGCCGGGCGGACCGCCCCCAGGAGGAAGCATGGCCCAAGCGGGACCTCGCAATGAAAGCGGAGCGCGGACGCCTCCGTCCGCCTCCCTGGCCGGCCTCTCCCCCCTGCTCACCGAAGCCCGTGCCCAAGTCCCCGGCTGGGCCAGCCTGAGCCTGCGCCTGCCCCCAAAACCTGGTGACCCCTTCCCCGTCATGGTGGACCGGGGCGGTCGCGGCCAGGTGCACCTGCGCACCATGCTGCTGCTGGACACGGCCCAACAAAAAGTGCTGCCAAACCCCGACGACCTTAGCCAGCAAAACCTGGGCCGCCGCCTGCGCATGTACTCCCGCTACCTGCATACCGGAGAGCTCTTCGGTTTCCTGGGCCAGACCGTCGCCGCCCTCTGTACCTTCGCCGCCGCCCTCCTCACCTGGACCGGCTTCGCCCTGGCCTGGCGCAGGTTCTTTGGGAAAAAAGGAAAGGTTTCCGCCACCTAAAGTGAGGCGGGCACTCCTGCCAGCCCCTCAATATTTGAGGTGGACACCCTCCTTCGGCCAGGTTGGATGGCAGTATATCCATGATGATCCAAGTCCGTTTCAAACCGCTTCTCTTCGGTTTGCACCGTCACACTTACCCCGCAGCACTTCCTGCGACCAGTTTCCATGGCGGCGGGGGCGGGTTTGCGGGACTGAACAGCGGACGGGTGAGAGGGCGGGGCATTTTGGGAGCCAGTTCTTCCACCGAGCCCTGCGGCAGGGTGAGGGTAAAAGTGGTTCCTTTGCCAAGCTGGCTCTGGCATTCCACATTGCCATTCATGGACTGGGCCATGCGGTGGACGATCCATAAACCGAGACCGTTGGAGCTTTCCCCGCCGGTGGGACGCGGGGTGAGCTTGGAGAATTTTTTGAAGAGGTTGGCCTGATCCGCCTCGCTGAGACCGGGGCCCTGATCGGCGACAGAGATGGCGACGGTGCCGCCATCCAGCGCGAGGCCGCAGTCCACCGTGGTCCCAGGGGGGGAGTATTTGATGGCGTTGGAGATGAGGTTGTCCAGGATCTGCTCCACGGCGTGCTCATCCGCCAGGGCGACGACGCGGGCCGCCCTGACAAGGAGGTTCAGGCGGATGTTTTTGGCCTCGGCACGCAACTGGTAGCTGGAGGTCATTTTGACCATCAGCGGCTCCACCGGGCAGTTGATGATCTTCATCTGGATGGAGCCTTCCTCGATGCGCTGCACGTCCAGGAGGTTGGCGATGATGTCGAGCATCCGTTTGCACTGTTTCTGGATGACGGTGGAGGTCTCGCTGATCTGGGCCGGGGTGGGGCTGGCGTAGAAGCCGAGAAGCTCGGCATAACCGCTGATGCCGCAAAGGGGGTTTTTCAGGTCGTGCGCGGCGATGTTGAGAAACTCATCCTTCTCCTGATGCAGCCGTACCAGGCGCTCATTGGCGCTGGAGAGCTGGGCCAGGGCAGCCTCCATCTGCTGAAAAGCGCGGCGGCGGGTGCGCTCGAAGATGCAGCCCAGGAGGGTCATGAAGCAGATGAGCCCGCAATACCCGGCGAAGCTGATGGTGGCCTCCCACTCGGGACTGTAGGTATGCGGCACATGGACGCCCGCGACTTCCAGCAGGCCAAACACGGTGGCAGAGACAAAACAGAGGGCGGACCAGATGAGGGCGTCCTTGATCTCAAGCAAAAGCAGCACGCACAGCGGGATGGAGGCCAGCCAGGCGATGGCATGGCCGTAAAGGCCGCCTTCAATGGCACACAGGCCGGTGAAACCGCAGAACAGGACCAGCGCGAAGAGATGCCCGGCCAGCCGGAGGTCACGGGTGCGGCGCAGGATGGACGGGATGAGGGCGAAGGCGAGGCTGCAAACCAGAATGATGGCCACTCCCCACCAATGGCTGGCAAAGGCGTAAAACAGGGAATAAGCCAGGCCAAACAGGCCGCCCATCCAGCCGAAGCGGATCTGCAGCCGGCTGCGACGGAGCAACTCCGGCGTCTCGCTCAGCTCCTTCGGTATATAGGAATCCCAACGCCCAAACAGCCTTTCCAAAAGACTGGCAAAGCTGGATGGAGGCGCGGCCGGTGTCATGATCAAAAGGCGATCTTGGTGGTCAGGCCGATCCAGTGGGACTGCAGTTTCACACGGCTGCCCTTATACTCACCGCCACGGATGGAGGTGGCGCTGGAGCGCTGGAAGGCGGGCAGGTCATACTGATAGGCCAGGTCCACGGCATACCGCCCGCTCTTATACCCCAGACCCACTCCGAGGGTATGCTCGGAGATGGCTGCGGTCATGGGTAGCAGGGTTTCTGTCGGGATGGGATTGCTGCCGTAGGCATAGCCCATGCGCAGAAAGAGGGAGTCGGTCAGTTCGTATTCAAAACCCAGCCGGAGGACGATGCTGTCCTTCCATTTGAGCTGGATGTTGTCCTCCAGGGACCTGGAGCCGGTGGTGGCATTCACCGCCGCATTGGAGCCTTTGTCCAGCCGCACCTCCAGCACATCGTAGGCGCTGCTCCAGTCCACCCACTCGGCCTGGGCGCCGACATTGAGTTTCTTCATCGCCTGCCAGGAAAATCCGATGGCGGCTTTTTGGGGCAGGCGGGTGGCCACTTTGGCGTCGTATTCAAATCCGCCCGGCACACCAGTCAGTCCCGCATCCGCCAGCTGGCGGGTCACGTCTCCACGGGCGGTGCCACGGGTGTGGATGTGCGTGGCAGTCCGATAGCTGAAGGCCATGGCAAAAGTCTCCATGGGCTTCCATTGCAGAGACAGATCCCCATTGGCCCCAAAGCCTTCCGTCTCCAGATCCAGCAGTGTTTTAAATCCCGCCAGAGCGGGGTTTGACTGGAAGGTGTATGGGGTGGTCAGCTCATTGCGGTTATAAACCAGGCCCACATTGGCACCCACGGACCAATGATCCGTCAGCCTCCAGCCCAGGCCCAGCGCGGCGCGCATGTTCAGGATGGAGGAGCGGTGGTGACGCATGCCATAGCTGGTGGCCCCGGTGGCGCCGCCGGGCGGATCACGGAAATACCAGTCCGCCAGGCGGGTGGAATCCGTCAGCAGGCTGAGGCTCATGCCCAGCCGGTCCGCCAGTGACTGACGCCAGACCAGCTCCGGCAGCAGCCCCCAGGTATCGGTCAGCCTGCCGTCGTCCCCCCAGGCATTGTCATAACTTCCGTGAGCCCAAGCCCCGGCGATGCCTACCGAAAAATCCGACTCCGTCAAAAACCCAAGCCCGGCCGGATTCATGGCCGCCGTCGTGACGGCATCCGTTTCATCCGCCAGCGTGGCCCCGGCCATGCCCATGCTACGGGCACCGAGCCCATTGCGGTCAATACCGCTGGCCAGAGCAATGGATGGTAAAAGGAAGACAATCCAAGCTCCCAGAAAACAAAAAGGTGAATTGATTCGAAACCACACTCTCAACATATGAAAAATATGGTTTATATAAATTTTCAAGCATCTTATTTTACCAAAAATCATCATAAAAGCCTCATTTTGAGGCGTTTTGCATGATTTACAGGTAATCTGGCGGAGGGTGCATTCGTCGTTTCGCACTGTCTATCCCCGCTGCTTTTTGCAATTCAGTCTGGAAAAAAGATCGGTCATCATCCGAAGAATTGAATGCCCCATGTCAGACATTCGGAAAATCAGACTGTCTTGGCCAGCCTCCTGCCATCGGCTTCAGCCGTTTGTCTCTTCAGCCTGGAGTCCTGAGCCCATGTGATGGAGCATCCTGCTATGGGGCGCTGACTACGTCCGGTAGAAACGAAAAATGCTGCAAGGTCGCTCCTGCCCTCATCGTTTCGGCGAACGTAATCTCTAAAAACCCCCTGCCCTCAATGAATCCTACCTCCACCTCTTTTGGCCGCCGCCAGTTCGTCGCAGGCGCGGCACAGACTTTTCTCGGCGTCTCGGCGCTCAGCCAACTGGGTTCAAAAGCCCTGGGGGCGGGAGCAAATGCCAGCCCGCAGAAGCAGGTGCCGACAGCGCGCAATGTCATCTATTTGTACATGAACGGCGGGATGAGCCATCTGGACACCTTTGATCCCAAGCCGGACAGCGATGTCATGGGCCTGACCAAGACCATCAAGACCAGAGTGGACGGCATCCGCCTGAGCGAGAACGTGCCTCTGCTGGCACGGCACGCGAACAAGCTGGCCATCCTGCGCGGGATGAACTCCACCCAGGGAGCGCATGAGCAGGGCAATTACTTCATGCACACCAGCTACACGCCACGGAGCAGCATCCGCCACCCTTCCATGGGCGCGTGGTTGCAGAAATTCCAGGACCGTGGCAACCCCACGCTGCCAGGCAGTGTGATGATCGGCAATGAAAGCCGCCATCCGGGCGCGGGCTTTTTTGAATCCCGCTTTACCCCGCTGATGATCAATGACCCTGAGAGCGGCATCAACAATGTGCGGCCGCTGGACTGGTTCACGGAGGACCGCTTCGCCAGCCGGCTGAGCCTGGCCAAGAAGCTGGACCAGAAATTTGCCTCCACCTACGATGTCAAAAACGTGCGTGCCTACAGCGACATGTATGATGACGCGGTGAAGATGATGAAGAGCGAGGAGCTGAAAGCCTTTGACCTGGATGCGGAGCCGGATGCCGTGCGTGAGAAGTATGGCCGTGACCGCTTCGGCCAGGGCTGTCTGCTGGCACGCCGCCTTGTCGAGCATGGCGTGCGCCATGTGGAAGTGAGCCTGGGCGGCTGGGACACCCACAATGCCAACTTTACCCGCGTGCCTGAGCTCTGCGACCAGCTGGACTCCGCCATGAGCGCGCTGCTGGGCGACCTGGAGGCGCGGGGCATGCTGAATGAGACGCTGATTGTGCTGGCGACGGAATTCGGCCGCACGCCAGACATTAACAGCAACGACGGCCGCGACCACCACCCGGCAGGCTTCAGCTGCGTGATGGCGGGCGGTGGCATCCGCGGCGGCCAGGTTTACGGCGCTACGGATGAGCGGGGTGACAAGGTCATCGAAGGCTCCACCGGCATCCCGGACCTGAACGCCACCATCGGCTATGCCCTGGGTCTGCCACTGGATGCGGTGCTGTATTCCCCCACGAAGCG
The Prosthecobacter sp. SYSU 5D2 DNA segment above includes these coding regions:
- a CDS encoding DUF1501 domain-containing protein, which gives rise to MNPTSTSFGRRQFVAGAAQTFLGVSALSQLGSKALGAGANASPQKQVPTARNVIYLYMNGGMSHLDTFDPKPDSDVMGLTKTIKTRVDGIRLSENVPLLARHANKLAILRGMNSTQGAHEQGNYFMHTSYTPRSSIRHPSMGAWLQKFQDRGNPTLPGSVMIGNESRHPGAGFFESRFTPLMINDPESGINNVRPLDWFTEDRFASRLSLAKKLDQKFASTYDVKNVRAYSDMYDDAVKMMKSEELKAFDLDAEPDAVREKYGRDRFGQGCLLARRLVEHGVRHVEVSLGGWDTHNANFTRVPELCDQLDSAMSALLGDLEARGMLNETLIVLATEFGRTPDINSNDGRDHHPAGFSCVMAGGGIRGGQVYGATDERGDKVIEGSTGIPDLNATIGYALGLPLDAVLYSPTKRPFTIADKGKPLTQLFG
- a CDS encoding outer membrane protein transport protein, with protein sequence MWFRINSPFCFLGAWIVFLLPSIALASGIDRNGLGARSMGMAGATLADETDAVTTAAMNPAGLGFLTESDFSVGIAGAWAHGSYDNAWGDDGRLTDTWGLLPELVWRQSLADRLGMSLSLLTDSTRLADWYFRDPPGGATGATSYGMRHHRSSILNMRAALGLGWRLTDHWSVGANVGLVYNRNELTTPYTFQSNPALAGFKTLLDLETEGFGANGDLSLQWKPMETFAMAFSYRTATHIHTRGTARGDVTRQLADAGLTGVPGGFEYDAKVATRLPQKAAIGFSWQAMKKLNVGAQAEWVDWSSAYDVLEVRLDKGSNAAVNATTGSRSLEDNIQLKWKDSIVLRLGFEYELTDSLFLRMGYAYGSNPIPTETLLPMTAAISEHTLGVGLGYKSGRYAVDLAYQYDLPAFQRSSATSIRGGEYKGSRVKLQSHWIGLTTKIAF
- a CDS encoding Fe2+-dependent dioxygenase, coding for MLITIPNVLTPEQVAHGRRLLDAADWVDGKVTAGYQSAKAKDNMQLPENSPAARELGEMILGALSQNPLFMAAALPLRIFPPLFNRYAGGQSFGTHVDNAIRQFPNAPVRIRTDLSATLFFAAPEEYDGGELCIEDTYGVKSVKLPPGHMVLYPATSLHHVTPVTRGARICSFFWLQSMIRDDGQRSLLFDLDLAIQRLGHELAGNETADKTTVQLTGVYHNLLRQWAEM
- a CDS encoding PepSY-associated TM helix domain-containing protein; the encoded protein is MHLTFHRSIFWAHLISGLLAGLVILSMSVSGLMIAYEVQLMDWINRDLRVTPPSAEAVHLDVETLVARVQEGKPGLSPTGFTWKADPGAPVTLSVGREGHFYANPYTGEFLGEGNHTWHDFFHDVTSWHRFLTGTGLSKEAGKLITGSGTLIFGILLVSGIYLWWPRHWRWVNVRAVLLFNRKLKGRARDWNWHNVFGFWSAFPMLFIILTGLIMSFSWANTLLFRATGNEPPPPRTRGPGGPGGPPPGGSMAQAGPRNESGARTPPSASLAGLSPLLTEARAQVPGWASLSLRLPPKPGDPFPVMVDRGGRGQVHLRTMLLLDTAQQKVLPNPDDLSQQNLGRRLRMYSRYLHTGELFGFLGQTVAALCTFAAALLTWTGFALAWRRFFGKKGKVSAT
- a CDS encoding HAMP domain-containing sensor histidine kinase; amino-acid sequence: MTPAAPPSSFASLLERLFGRWDSYIPKELSETPELLRRSRLQIRFGWMGGLFGLAYSLFYAFASHWWGVAIILVCSLAFALIPSILRRTRDLRLAGHLFALVLFCGFTGLCAIEGGLYGHAIAWLASIPLCVLLLLEIKDALIWSALCFVSATVFGLLEVAGVHVPHTYSPEWEATISFAGYCGLICFMTLLGCIFERTRRRAFQQMEAALAQLSSANERLVRLHQEKDEFLNIAAHDLKNPLCGISGYAELLGFYASPTPAQISETSTVIQKQCKRMLDIIANLLDVQRIEEGSIQMKIINCPVEPLMVKMTSSYQLRAEAKNIRLNLLVRAARVVALADEHAVEQILDNLISNAIKYSPPGTTVDCGLALDGGTVAISVADQGPGLSEADQANLFKKFSKLTPRPTGGESSNGLGLWIVHRMAQSMNGNVECQSQLGKGTTFTLTLPQGSVEELAPKMPRPLTRPLFSPANPPPPPWKLVAGSAAG
- a CDS encoding TonB-dependent siderophore receptor, giving the protein MKFNTSSIRSLPKGFAWTSTLGFVGTLAAQTAAPAPGPATPAANASTDEATELPEVVVSAETEKVYKPERLQSPKITEPLRDVPQTITVIPKAVIEDRGAFSLRDVLRNTPGISMQAGEGGGGLPGDNLTIRGFGSRNDIYQDGVRDLGSYNRDPFNTEQVEVTKGPASANNGRGSTGGSINIATKMANLEQGGVVSQSFGSDNLYRSTADYNMPLSEHSALRVNALYHSADTPGRDIANQERYGIAASLAFGLGTDTRVFLNYQHLTENNIPDYGIPWVPNNGTFVGSGAGLGRYADGPPPVSFDSFYGRENTDFEDVQSDIITGIIEHDFSDNLKLRNVLRYGRTHRESVITAPRFFDTDGGTPGNQYTSRINRQMQAREQTQEIFSNQTNLNANFETGILKHALVAGMEISMERQVNANAARGDAGSRGDVLDPNFNDDAYTGRPTLPTPAESHLDTIAFYLFDTINITRFVELNGGLRFDHIEADVRGVGANRDQSRRDDMLSWKAGIVVKPVEYGSIYFGYGTSFNPSIDTNTGLGLNAAQVSLEPEENRNMELGTKWDFLDERLSFNAAIFRSEKTNARTTDVAGNTVLAGNQVVEGVEFGLAGNITKNWSVFGGYAYMRSEVEESGNAAEIGQSLGNTPDHSFNIWTTYNLPYNVQVGFGAQYVGDRQNGNSATSRTAPGYWTCDAMLNYQVNDKFNIRLNVYNIADERYIDRVGGGHFVPGPGRSAAITASYKF